Proteins encoded together in one Macadamia integrifolia cultivar HAES 741 chromosome 8, SCU_Mint_v3, whole genome shotgun sequence window:
- the LOC122086361 gene encoding 26S proteasome non-ATPase regulatory subunit 2 homolog A-like: MGMLSRLSHDTDLEVAMAAIISLGLIGAGTNNARVAGMLRNLSSYYYKEASLLFCVQIAQGLVHLGKGLLTLAPFHSERFLLSPTALAGLLILLHACLDMKSIILGKYHYVLYFLVLAMKPRMLMTVDENLKPVSVPVWVGQAVDVVGQAGQPKTITGFQTHSTPVLLAAGDRAKLATKKYVPLSPILEGFVILRENPDYQEDH; this comes from the exons ATGGGCATGTTAAGCAGACTCAGCCATGATACAGATTTAGAAGTAGCAATG GCTGCCATAATCTCCTTAGGTTTGATAGGTGCTGGCACCAACAATGCTCGAGTGGCTGGCATGCTTCGGAATCTTTCAAGCTATTATTACAAAGAAGCCAGTCTCCTTTTCTGT GTCCAAATAGCTCAAGGTCTTGTCCATCTGGGGAAGGGTTTGCTGACTCTGGCTCCATTCCATTCTGAACGATTCCTGTTGTCTCC GACGGCACTAGCTGGATTACTTATATTATTGCATGCCTGTCTGGACATGAAATCAATCATCTTAGGAAAATATCACTATGTTCTTTACTTCCTTGTATTGGCAATGAAG CCTCGAATGTTGATGACTGTGGATGAGAACCTGAAACCTGTGTCAGTGCCTGTTTGGGTAGGTCAAGCAGTAGATGTGGTTGGCCAGGCTGGTCAGCCCAAGACCATAACTGGATTCCAAACACACTCAACCCCAGTTCTGTTGGCTGCTGGTGATAGAGCCAAACTAGCAACCAAGAA ATATGTTCCACTTTCGCCCATTCTGGAGGGCTTTGTCATCTTGAGAGAAAACCCGGATTATCAAGAGGATCACTAG